One region of Syntrophobacter fumaroxidans MPOB genomic DNA includes:
- a CDS encoding sodium:proton antiporter: protein MHRGERLTFIFSLISLSLCLAGTASPALASGPGGGDGGGLGERLPIYSGLPFVGMLLSIALMPLFMPRFWHHHFGKVAVFWSLLTAIPMVAAYGGTAGFEFYHVMIADYVPFMILLWALFTVSGGILLRGTLRGTPAVNSFMLLIGTVLASWMGTTGAAMLMIRPFLRANNYRRNRSFMVVFFIFLVANIGGCLTPLGDPPLFLGFLHGVPFTWTFNLLPEMLVVVAIVLGMYFLLDFYMYKKEGVTPPVEEDAKEPLRLDGSLNFLFLAGIVGAVLMSGLADWGSVDIFGAHCTVADMVRDGILVLMGILSLLTTATNVREDNDFTWAPILEVGYLFAGIFISMVPCLLVLKAGSKGAADFVIEAVREPAHFFWASGILSSFLDNAPTYLTFFSTALGRFYPGMPESVAVPRFIAENAIYLKAISCGAVFMGANTYIGNAPNFMVRSIAEEAGTPMPSFFGYMFKYSIPVLCTTFVLVTLIFFQ, encoded by the coding sequence ATGCATCGTGGAGAACGGCTGACGTTCATTTTCTCGCTGATATCCTTGTCGCTCTGTCTGGCAGGAACCGCGTCGCCGGCGCTGGCATCGGGGCCGGGTGGCGGCGACGGAGGCGGCCTGGGCGAGCGACTCCCCATCTACAGCGGGCTGCCCTTTGTGGGAATGCTCCTGTCCATTGCATTGATGCCCCTTTTCATGCCGAGGTTCTGGCACCACCATTTCGGGAAGGTCGCCGTTTTCTGGTCGCTGTTGACCGCCATCCCCATGGTGGCGGCGTACGGCGGGACGGCGGGATTTGAGTTTTACCACGTGATGATCGCCGACTACGTGCCGTTCATGATCCTTCTCTGGGCGCTCTTTACGGTCTCGGGAGGCATCCTCCTGCGGGGAACGCTTAGGGGAACCCCGGCGGTGAACAGCTTCATGCTCCTCATCGGCACCGTGCTCGCCTCGTGGATGGGCACCACCGGGGCGGCGATGCTGATGATCCGGCCATTTCTGCGGGCCAACAACTACCGCAGGAACCGTAGTTTCATGGTGGTCTTTTTCATTTTCCTGGTGGCCAATATCGGCGGCTGCCTGACCCCACTGGGAGACCCGCCCTTGTTCCTGGGATTCCTCCACGGGGTCCCCTTCACCTGGACCTTCAACCTCCTCCCGGAAATGCTGGTGGTGGTTGCGATCGTTCTGGGCATGTATTTTCTCCTGGACTTCTACATGTACAAGAAAGAGGGCGTGACCCCGCCGGTCGAAGAAGACGCCAAGGAGCCTCTGCGCCTGGACGGATCACTCAATTTCCTGTTTCTGGCCGGCATTGTCGGGGCGGTTCTCATGAGTGGGCTGGCCGACTGGGGTTCGGTCGATATTTTCGGCGCTCATTGTACCGTCGCGGACATGGTTCGTGACGGGATCCTGGTCCTCATGGGAATTCTGTCGCTCCTGACAACGGCAACGAATGTCAGGGAAGACAACGACTTCACCTGGGCTCCCATCCTGGAGGTCGGATACCTGTTCGCGGGTATTTTCATCAGCATGGTGCCGTGCCTCCTTGTTCTCAAGGCCGGGTCGAAGGGCGCGGCGGATTTTGTCATCGAGGCCGTCAGGGAGCCGGCCCACTTTTTCTGGGCCTCCGGAATCCTCTCGAGCTTCCTGGACAATGCTCCCACCTATCTGACCTTCTTCAGCACCGCGCTGGGCAGATTCTACCCGGGAATGCCGGAGTCAGTGGCGGTGCCTCGGTTTATCGCCGAGAACGCGATCTACCTCAAGGCCATCTCGTGCGGAGCGGTTTTCATGGGAGCCAACACCTACATCGGCAATGCGCCCAACTTCATGGTAAGATCCATTGCCGAGGAAGCGGGGACCCCCATGCCGAGCTTCTTCGGGTACATGTTCAAGTATTCTATTCCCGTTTTGTGCACGACTTTCGTTTTGGTCACCCTTATCTTCTTCCAATAA
- a CDS encoding universal stress protein: MNIRKLLFATKFDEMNLEALKSLLDLKLAGLEEILLTHIIPRDEVAFVAYGGYLKDEAERLRVEAGIRFEDWRDDLARAGVKVKVVIEVGDPVPQIMKLAEAERVDLIACGGTRRTGIERIFAGSHTLELMRRTRKIPIFVTKHMVICDTEGECIKRLNEHPFQRPLFAADWSLPSEHALQFIIAFKHAVRKVDLVHVEEVKISKDQGASEWQRIEAESRNRLDRLCEILRQAGIESEPHLAAGDKVSEILRLSDELNSTMTILGTTAKDRIQAFFQGSLSQEVAQASELPTLLIP; the protein is encoded by the coding sequence GTGAACATAAGGAAGCTTTTGTTTGCCACGAAATTCGACGAGATGAACCTCGAGGCGCTCAAATCCCTCCTGGATCTCAAGTTGGCCGGGTTGGAGGAGATCCTTCTGACACATATTATTCCGCGCGATGAGGTGGCTTTTGTGGCGTATGGAGGCTACCTGAAAGACGAGGCAGAGCGCTTGCGCGTGGAAGCCGGGATTCGCTTCGAAGACTGGCGGGATGACCTCGCCAGGGCGGGAGTGAAAGTAAAGGTCGTCATCGAGGTGGGAGATCCCGTGCCGCAAATCATGAAGCTTGCGGAAGCGGAGCGGGTGGACCTCATCGCGTGCGGCGGCACCCGGCGGACGGGTATCGAAAGGATCTTCGCGGGTTCCCACACGCTTGAATTGATGAGGAGGACCAGGAAGATACCCATCTTCGTCACCAAACACATGGTGATCTGCGACACGGAGGGTGAATGCATCAAACGTCTCAATGAGCATCCCTTTCAGCGGCCGCTGTTTGCCGCCGACTGGTCCCTGCCTTCGGAACATGCCCTGCAGTTCATCATCGCTTTCAAGCATGCCGTCAGGAAGGTGGACCTGGTCCATGTCGAGGAGGTGAAGATATCCAAGGATCAGGGGGCATCGGAATGGCAACGGATCGAAGCCGAAAGCAGGAACCGCCTCGACCGCTTGTGCGAAATCCTGAGGCAGGCGGGGATCGAAAGCGAGCCGCATCTTGCCGCCGGGGACAAAGTCTCGGAAATTCTACGGCTGAGCGACGAGCTCAACTCCACCATGACCATTCTCGGCACCACCGCGAAAGACCGGATCCAAGCCTTTTTTCAGGGCAGCCTGTCCCAGGAGGTGGCCCAGGCGTCGGAACTTCCGACCCTGCTGATCCCGTAG
- a CDS encoding cache domain-containing protein — MNTRERAEARDLVRKAVAFCEDAGRGAALAEIADRNGQFVRNGYYSYALDLTGTVLAHPFATELTGRDCIKLEDSNEKPFIRRILDIAKSKGYGFVDYLWHRPSSREELRKTVYLERVEDMVFCCGFYTTEQDYLVSLFKCYDYAGPM, encoded by the coding sequence ATGAACACTCGTGAGCGTGCGGAGGCAAGAGACCTGGTGAGGAAAGCCGTCGCGTTCTGCGAAGATGCGGGCAGGGGCGCGGCTCTGGCTGAGATTGCCGACAGGAACGGCCAATTCGTCCGGAATGGTTACTACTCCTATGCATTGGACCTGACGGGAACGGTTTTGGCCCACCCTTTCGCTACCGAGCTGACGGGCCGCGATTGCATCAAGCTTGAGGATTCCAATGAAAAACCTTTCATTCGAAGGATCCTCGATATCGCGAAGAGCAAAGGTTATGGTTTTGTCGACTACCTATGGCATAGACCCTCTTCCAGGGAGGAACTCCGCAAGACCGTCTACCTGGAGCGCGTGGAGGACATGGTTTTTTGCTGCGGGTTCTATACCACCGAGCAGGATTATCTGGTAAGCCTTTTCAAGTGTTATGATTATGCAGGTCCGATGTGA
- a CDS encoding sigma-54 interaction domain-containing protein: MGNAGETDKTIRERADKFQSIFENSTMGIFQSSLDGRFLAVNPAFAKIFGYASPEDLIESIQSIDSQFYRRSEQRGKILSAIENKTGMARFEAEFLRKEGTVITCSLSIRAIRDGSGAITHLDGFIEDVTEATLRKKEIQERTEHLSRENLRLRNMFKDRYRLGKIVGKSAAMQEVFEGILQAAGTEVAVMIHGESGTGKELVANAIHDLSRRRSRRFVPVNCGAIPLHLLESEFFGHRKGAYTGAVSDTRGFLERADGGTLFLDEVGELSLDMQVKLLRALEGGHYFPLGESRPAESDFRLISATNRNLKDMVRDGRMREDFFFRIDIVPIDLPPLRQRREDIPLLIDHFLRHFTGAENPPVLPGKVLEALYKYDYPGNIRELQNILQRYLATKRLGLLGSMEHERAAEISGQMEEAEVSLHDEVSRFEKSVIEKNLVRHRWNRIRTAAALKIDRKTLYTKMKTYGLLSPGRGE, from the coding sequence ATGGGAAACGCGGGCGAAACGGACAAGACGATTCGTGAGCGGGCCGACAAATTCCAGAGCATCTTCGAAAACTCGACCATGGGGATTTTTCAGTCGAGCCTGGACGGTCGATTCCTCGCGGTCAACCCGGCTTTCGCCAAAATCTTCGGTTATGCATCGCCCGAGGATCTCATAGAATCGATACAGAGCATTGATTCCCAGTTCTACAGGCGCTCGGAGCAGAGAGGGAAGATTCTGTCGGCCATCGAGAACAAGACCGGGATGGCGAGGTTCGAGGCGGAATTCCTCCGTAAAGAGGGGACCGTCATCACCTGTTCGCTGAGCATCCGTGCCATTCGTGACGGCAGCGGCGCCATCACTCACCTCGACGGCTTCATCGAGGACGTTACGGAAGCGACGCTCCGGAAGAAGGAGATTCAGGAGCGGACCGAACACCTCAGCAGGGAAAACCTCCGCCTGCGCAACATGTTCAAAGACCGATACCGGTTGGGGAAGATCGTCGGCAAGAGCGCGGCCATGCAGGAAGTCTTCGAAGGCATACTGCAGGCAGCCGGCACCGAAGTCGCCGTCATGATCCACGGCGAATCGGGAACGGGAAAGGAACTGGTCGCGAACGCCATCCACGATCTCAGCCGCCGCAGGAGCCGCCGCTTTGTTCCGGTAAATTGCGGCGCCATTCCCCTGCACCTGCTTGAAAGCGAGTTCTTCGGCCACAGGAAAGGCGCCTATACGGGGGCTGTTTCAGACACAAGGGGGTTTCTGGAACGAGCCGACGGAGGGACGTTGTTTCTTGACGAAGTGGGGGAACTGAGCCTCGATATGCAGGTGAAACTGCTGCGGGCCCTCGAGGGCGGCCACTACTTTCCCCTCGGTGAGAGCAGGCCGGCGGAATCCGATTTTCGGCTGATATCGGCCACCAACCGCAATCTGAAGGATATGGTGAGGGATGGGAGAATGCGCGAGGATTTCTTTTTTCGGATCGACATCGTTCCCATCGATCTGCCACCCCTCCGGCAACGTCGCGAAGACATTCCGCTCCTGATCGATCATTTTCTGCGCCATTTCACGGGGGCCGAGAATCCTCCCGTTCTTCCGGGTAAAGTCCTGGAGGCTCTTTATAAATATGATTACCCCGGCAACATTCGCGAGCTGCAGAACATTCTGCAGCGTTATCTGGCGACGAAACGGCTGGGCCTGCTGGGCTCCATGGAGCATGAAAGGGCGGCGGAGATCTCCGGGCAGATGGAAGAAGCGGAGGTTTCCCTGCACGATGAAGTCTCGCGCTTCGAAAAAAGCGTCATCGAAAAAAATCTTGTTCGTCATCGGTGGAACCGGATTCGAACTGCGGCTGCATTGAAAATCGACCGCAAGACCTTGTATACCAAAATGAAAACCTATGGGTTGCTTTCTCCCGGTCGTGGGGAGTAA
- a CDS encoding acyl CoA:acetate/3-ketoacid CoA transferase, whose protein sequence is MAKFMSAEEAVKLIKSGDTVAISGFVGMGHPEELSLAMEKRFLETGEPRDLILTHGASQNDGKSNWGLNRWGKEGLIRKVISGHWGLQPDIIRLAVEEKIEAYNIPQGTIMHLYHAIASKKPGVLTHVGLKTFVDPRERCGRLNSISKDTYVELMEIGGKEYLFYKAFPVNVAIVRGTSADENGNVSIEHEAISLEFLALALAAKGSGGIVIVQVERLVQAGTIHPMMVKLPKVLVDVVVVAKPENHWQIPMAEQYNPSLCGETRVPLSAVTPLPMSERKVVCRRCAMELVPDAVVNLGIGMPPGVGVVSAEEGISGSLTMTVEPGVIGGVPLGGLYFGTAVNPEAIIDHPNMFDFYDGGGLDLAVLGMAEMDRFGNVNVSKFGPRIAGSGGFINITQSTPRVVFCGTLTANGLKVEVGNGRLKIVTEGKVRKLVDKVEHITFSGEYGRSSGQKILYVTERAVFALRPEGVTLIEIAPGVDLDKDILAQMEFKPLIAPDLKQMDARIFDEKTPMGIKAEILGKNGG, encoded by the coding sequence ATGGCGAAGTTCATGTCTGCCGAGGAGGCGGTCAAACTGATCAAGAGTGGGGATACGGTCGCCATATCGGGATTTGTGGGGATGGGTCATCCGGAGGAGCTATCGCTGGCGATGGAGAAGCGGTTTCTTGAGACCGGAGAGCCGAGGGACCTGATATTGACGCACGGTGCCAGCCAGAACGACGGCAAGTCCAACTGGGGGTTGAACCGGTGGGGCAAGGAGGGGCTGATCCGAAAGGTGATCTCGGGGCACTGGGGGCTTCAGCCGGACATCATCCGTCTGGCGGTGGAGGAGAAGATCGAGGCGTACAACATTCCGCAGGGGACGATCATGCACCTCTACCACGCCATCGCTTCGAAGAAGCCCGGGGTATTGACGCACGTGGGATTGAAGACGTTCGTGGATCCGCGGGAGCGTTGCGGGCGGTTGAATTCGATCAGCAAGGACACGTACGTGGAGCTGATGGAAATCGGGGGCAAAGAGTACCTGTTCTACAAGGCGTTTCCGGTGAACGTGGCCATCGTGCGCGGGACCAGCGCGGATGAGAACGGCAACGTCTCCATCGAGCACGAGGCGATCTCGCTGGAGTTTCTGGCCCTGGCGCTGGCGGCCAAGGGGAGCGGGGGGATCGTGATCGTGCAGGTGGAGCGGCTGGTGCAGGCGGGAACGATCCATCCGATGATGGTCAAGCTGCCCAAGGTGCTGGTGGACGTGGTGGTGGTGGCCAAGCCGGAGAACCACTGGCAGATTCCCATGGCCGAGCAGTACAACCCGAGTCTTTGCGGGGAGACGCGGGTGCCGCTGAGCGCCGTGACGCCTCTGCCCATGAGCGAGCGCAAGGTGGTGTGCCGGCGGTGCGCCATGGAGCTGGTGCCCGATGCGGTGGTGAACCTTGGGATCGGGATGCCGCCTGGAGTGGGGGTGGTGTCTGCCGAGGAGGGGATCAGCGGGAGCCTGACCATGACCGTTGAGCCCGGAGTCATCGGGGGCGTGCCGCTGGGTGGGTTGTATTTCGGCACGGCGGTGAACCCGGAGGCGATCATCGACCATCCCAACATGTTCGACTTCTACGACGGGGGCGGGCTGGACCTGGCCGTTCTGGGAATGGCGGAGATGGACCGGTTCGGCAACGTGAACGTGAGCAAGTTCGGGCCGCGCATCGCGGGATCGGGGGGATTCATCAACATCACGCAGAGCACTCCCCGGGTGGTGTTTTGCGGGACGCTCACGGCCAACGGGCTCAAGGTGGAGGTGGGCAACGGCAGGCTCAAGATCGTCACCGAAGGCAAGGTCAGGAAGCTGGTGGACAAGGTCGAGCACATCACGTTCAGCGGGGAGTACGGGCGCAGCAGCGGTCAGAAGATTCTCTACGTGACGGAGCGCGCGGTTTTCGCGCTGAGGCCCGAAGGGGTGACGCTCATCGAAATCGCGCCCGGAGTGGACCTGGACAAGGACATCCTGGCGCAGATGGAGTTCAAGCCCCTGATCGCCCCGGATCTCAAGCAGATGGACGCGCGCATATTCGATGAGAAGACGCCCATGGGCATCAAGGCGGAGATACTGGGCAAAAACGGCGGCTGA
- a CDS encoding sigma-54 interaction domain-containing protein gives MVSRLNPCFSAMAKTEGSANKCLDCELEDILEASHDGQFISDGEGNIVMVNSAWERICGIHRDFVVGKNARDMVAQKFYTESSVIAAIEARKKITIMLEMTRGEKIGQKIMATAIPIWGEDGEIKRVVANIRDITEILYLKDLLEKTKQLNEIYAAELEQMRFQQLTRNCDVIARSPETRRVLEMAAQVAKVDSTVLIIGESGAGKEVIANAIHRLSQRNEGPLIKINCGAIPENLLESELFGYDSGAFTGARKQGKPGMFELAEKGTLFLDEVGDITLNLQVKLLRALQDHSIMRVGGLKPVPVDARIVAATNRNLREMVSSGAFREDLYYRLNVVSIEIPPLRERKEDIPLLVQYFLERINKRYQFNKRFSPAVVDQFLSYSWPGNIRELENVIERMLVMTEDEELHVRHLPAYIRNQALPLEGGMVVPANLPLHKAIEQVEKQLIEQALKKYGSTRKAAAALKLNQSTVVRKIKRYNIAVCLEGDKMQTCFEDPRLKI, from the coding sequence ATGGTAAGTAGGCTCAATCCTTGCTTTTCCGCCATGGCGAAAACGGAAGGTTCGGCGAATAAGTGCCTCGACTGTGAACTCGAAGACATCCTTGAGGCCTCCCACGACGGCCAGTTCATCAGTGACGGCGAAGGCAACATTGTCATGGTGAATTCGGCATGGGAGCGGATCTGCGGTATCCATCGCGACTTTGTCGTCGGCAAGAACGCCCGCGATATGGTCGCCCAGAAGTTCTACACCGAGTCTTCCGTCATCGCTGCGATCGAGGCGAGAAAGAAAATCACGATCATGCTCGAGATGACCCGTGGAGAGAAGATCGGGCAGAAAATCATGGCCACCGCGATCCCCATCTGGGGGGAGGACGGCGAGATCAAGCGTGTTGTTGCAAATATCCGGGATATTACGGAAATTCTCTATCTTAAGGATCTTTTGGAGAAGACCAAGCAGCTCAACGAGATTTATGCCGCCGAGCTCGAACAGATGCGTTTTCAACAATTGACCCGGAACTGCGACGTCATCGCCAGGAGCCCGGAGACGAGGCGGGTCCTGGAGATGGCCGCACAGGTCGCCAAGGTGGACTCCACGGTCCTGATCATCGGGGAATCCGGCGCCGGCAAGGAAGTGATCGCCAATGCCATTCACCGGCTCAGCCAGCGCAACGAAGGCCCGCTCATCAAGATCAACTGCGGCGCCATTCCCGAAAACCTGCTTGAATCTGAACTCTTCGGCTACGACTCGGGTGCGTTTACAGGGGCTCGAAAACAAGGCAAACCGGGCATGTTCGAACTGGCGGAAAAGGGGACGCTCTTTCTCGATGAGGTGGGCGATATTACACTGAATTTACAGGTGAAGCTGCTGCGTGCCCTTCAGGATCATTCGATCATGCGCGTGGGAGGCCTCAAACCCGTCCCGGTCGATGCCCGCATCGTGGCGGCGACCAACCGCAACTTGCGCGAAATGGTCTCTTCCGGAGCCTTCCGCGAAGATCTCTACTACCGGCTGAACGTGGTCTCCATCGAGATCCCGCCCCTGCGGGAGCGCAAGGAAGACATCCCGCTGCTCGTCCAGTATTTCCTGGAAAGGATCAACAAACGCTATCAGTTCAACAAGCGCTTCTCCCCGGCGGTGGTGGACCAGTTTCTCTCCTATTCCTGGCCGGGTAACATCCGCGAGCTCGAAAACGTCATCGAACGCATGCTCGTGATGACCGAAGACGAGGAGCTTCACGTCCGCCACTTGCCCGCCTATATCCGCAACCAGGCGCTGCCCCTGGAAGGTGGGATGGTCGTTCCGGCAAACCTGCCGCTCCACAAAGCCATCGAACAGGTCGAAAAGCAGTTGATCGAACAGGCGCTCAAGAAATACGGAAGCACGCGCAAGGCCGCTGCCGCTCTGAAGCTCAACCAGTCGACGGTGGTGCGCAAGATCAAGCGCTACAACATTGCGGTCTGCCTGGAAGGGGACAAGATGCAAACCTGCTTCGAAGACCCCAGACTGAAAATCTGA
- a CDS encoding 4Fe-4S dicluster domain-containing protein, with the protein MSKNTTVGKKSGSGNSRARTGSRKHEGGKENEGKANKGKRAFHIDIFKGWCKACGICAAFCPRECIRLDEDGSPLVAQPERCTGCGWCELHCPDFAISVKPLKHPSAEEAEL; encoded by the coding sequence ATGTCAAAGAACACGACTGTCGGGAAAAAGAGCGGGAGCGGAAATTCACGAGCCCGAACGGGCTCGCGGAAGCACGAAGGCGGAAAGGAGAATGAGGGCAAGGCGAACAAGGGCAAAAGAGCTTTCCATATCGATATCTTTAAGGGATGGTGCAAGGCTTGCGGCATTTGCGCGGCGTTTTGTCCGAGGGAATGCATCCGCCTGGACGAGGACGGCTCGCCTCTGGTGGCGCAGCCCGAACGCTGCACCGGTTGCGGCTGGTGCGAACTGCACTGTCCCGACTTCGCCATCAGCGTCAAACCGTTGAAGCATCCTTCCGCCGAGGAAGCGGAGCTCTGA
- a CDS encoding 2-oxoacid:acceptor oxidoreductase subunit alpha has protein sequence MTAIKSPGRQLLLQGNEAIVEGALAAGCRFFAGYPITPATEISEAMSYRLPAVGGTFIQMEDEIASLGAVIGASLAGAKAMTATSGPGFSLMQENLGFACAAEVPCVIVNVMRGGPSTGLPTNVSQGDLMQARWGTHGDHPIIVLAVSTTQDCFGITLKAFNLSEKYRTPVIILADEVVAHTREKIHLPHPEQLEVVDRIRPNMPPDWYIPYEDNSRGVPPMSAFGDGYRYHVTGLVHDVRGFPTQRPDEIVAFMNRLFRKINQHFMDIQLVEEELTADAEVAVIAYGSVSRSARRAVREARERGVKAGLIQVVTIWPFPRQALEPVLRRVKAVLVPEMNMGQLSREVKRINQGMTRVETLNRIDGNLITPQEILTRLMKL, from the coding sequence TTGACCGCTATCAAGAGTCCCGGGCGTCAGCTTCTGCTGCAGGGCAACGAAGCCATCGTGGAGGGAGCCCTGGCCGCCGGTTGCCGATTTTTTGCCGGCTATCCCATCACTCCCGCAACGGAAATCAGTGAGGCGATGTCGTACCGGCTGCCGGCCGTGGGCGGCACATTCATCCAGATGGAGGATGAGATCGCGAGCCTCGGAGCGGTTATCGGGGCGTCGCTCGCCGGTGCCAAGGCGATGACGGCCACCAGCGGCCCCGGGTTTTCGCTGATGCAGGAGAATCTGGGTTTCGCATGCGCAGCCGAAGTTCCGTGCGTGATTGTGAATGTCATGAGGGGTGGACCGAGCACGGGACTGCCGACCAACGTGAGTCAGGGGGACCTGATGCAGGCGCGCTGGGGGACTCACGGGGATCATCCCATCATCGTTCTTGCCGTTTCCACCACTCAGGACTGCTTCGGCATCACCTTGAAAGCCTTCAATCTGTCCGAGAAATACCGTACTCCGGTCATTATCCTGGCGGACGAAGTGGTCGCGCATACGCGGGAAAAGATTCACCTTCCACACCCCGAACAACTCGAAGTGGTCGATCGCATCCGTCCCAACATGCCCCCGGACTGGTACATCCCCTACGAAGACAACAGCCGCGGAGTCCCCCCGATGAGCGCGTTCGGAGACGGCTACCGCTATCATGTCACGGGGCTGGTCCATGATGTAAGGGGTTTCCCGACGCAGCGCCCGGACGAAATCGTCGCATTCATGAACCGTCTTTTCCGCAAGATCAACCAGCACTTCATGGACATCCAGCTGGTGGAGGAGGAATTGACGGCGGACGCCGAAGTGGCGGTGATCGCCTACGGGTCGGTGTCGCGATCGGCGCGCAGGGCCGTGCGCGAGGCACGGGAACGCGGCGTCAAGGCGGGCCTGATTCAGGTCGTCACCATATGGCCTTTCCCGCGCCAGGCGCTGGAACCCGTGCTGCGACGGGTCAAAGCGGTTCTGGTGCCCGAAATGAACATGGGACAGCTTTCCCGCGAAGTGAAGCGAATCAACCAGGGGATGACGCGGGTCGAAACGCTGAACCGCATCGACGGGAACCTGATCACTCCCCAGGAGATCCTCACCCGGCTGATGAAACTGTGA
- a CDS encoding 2-oxoacid:ferredoxin oxidoreductase subunit beta produces the protein MAEVTTLIHKYLRHDKKFPHVWCPGCGNGILLGSLIRAIGRTNFEKDEIVVVSGIGCSGRISVYVDFNTLHTTHGRALTFATGIKLANPNLHVIVIMGDGDATAIGGNHFIHAARRNLNLTAIVVNNNIYGMTGGQYSPTTPYGSYATTALYGNIEHAFSIAELAVMAGAGMVARGTVYHAALLDELIEKALYKRGFSVVEVISHCHTQFGRRNKMGGAVEMLRRQKESAVHVEKAASMSPEELKDKFTIGVLVDRDMPIYTQEYRKVREAARTALSKTR, from the coding sequence ATGGCGGAAGTCACGACACTGATTCACAAGTACCTGAGACATGACAAGAAATTCCCCCATGTCTGGTGTCCGGGCTGCGGGAACGGCATCCTGCTGGGATCGCTCATCCGGGCCATCGGCAGAACCAACTTCGAGAAGGACGAGATCGTTGTCGTTTCCGGCATCGGCTGCTCCGGAAGGATCTCGGTCTACGTGGATTTCAACACGCTCCACACGACTCACGGCCGCGCATTGACCTTTGCGACCGGGATCAAGCTGGCGAATCCGAACCTTCACGTCATCGTGATCATGGGGGACGGCGACGCCACGGCCATCGGAGGCAACCATTTCATTCATGCCGCCCGCCGGAATCTCAACCTCACGGCCATCGTCGTCAACAACAACATTTACGGGATGACCGGCGGACAGTACTCACCGACCACCCCATACGGCTCCTACGCCACGACCGCCCTGTACGGCAACATCGAACATGCGTTTTCCATCGCGGAGCTCGCCGTCATGGCAGGAGCGGGCATGGTGGCCCGGGGCACCGTATATCATGCCGCCCTCCTGGATGAGCTCATCGAGAAAGCTCTATACAAACGCGGATTCTCCGTGGTGGAGGTGATCAGTCACTGTCACACCCAGTTCGGGAGAAGAAACAAGATGGGGGGCGCCGTGGAGATGCTGCGCCGGCAGAAGGAGTCGGCGGTTCATGTGGAAAAGGCCGCCTCCATGAGCCCCGAAGAGCTCAAGGACAAGTTCACGATCGGCGTACTGGTTGACCGGGACATGCCGATCTACACCCAGGAGTACCGGAAGGTCAGGGAGGCGGCCAGGACCGCCCTGTCCAAGACGCGCTGA
- a CDS encoding 2-oxoacid:acceptor oxidoreductase family protein gives MTRYEIRLSGSGGQGLIVAGIILAEAAGIYDGKFVCQTQSYGPEARGGASKSEVVISDEEIDYPKAVKPDLLLAMSQRSCDAFFFDLKPNGILIVDSTFVKQLPTNIAMGIPFTQLAREKLGKEMVANIIALGALATISGVVSLNSLEAAVLNRVPAGTEQLNKSALAQGIEAAKLVLQEKADRQSYENFIDQ, from the coding sequence ATGACAAGATACGAGATCAGGCTGAGCGGTTCGGGAGGACAGGGACTGATCGTAGCCGGCATCATACTTGCCGAAGCCGCTGGAATCTATGACGGGAAATTCGTCTGTCAGACACAGAGTTACGGGCCTGAAGCAAGAGGCGGCGCGAGCAAGTCGGAAGTGGTCATCAGCGACGAGGAGATCGACTACCCCAAGGCGGTCAAGCCCGATCTTTTGCTGGCGATGAGCCAGAGGTCCTGCGATGCCTTCTTCTTCGACCTGAAACCGAACGGCATACTGATCGTGGATTCGACGTTCGTGAAACAGCTGCCGACGAACATCGCCATGGGCATTCCTTTTACCCAGCTTGCAAGAGAGAAGCTGGGCAAAGAGATGGTGGCCAACATCATCGCCCTGGGTGCTCTGGCCACTATCAGCGGAGTGGTTTCCCTCAACAGTCTGGAAGCGGCGGTACTGAACCGTGTTCCCGCCGGAACGGAACAATTGAACAAGAGTGCGCTGGCACAGGGCATCGAGGCTGCCAAGCTGGTTTTGCAGGAGAAGGCGGACAGACAATCCTATGAGAATTTTATTGACCAATGA